Proteins encoded together in one Pantoea sp. CCBC3-3-1 window:
- the gmk gene encoding guanylate kinase: MAQGTLFIVSAPSGAGKSSLIHALLKTQPLYDTQVSISHTTRGIRPGENHGEHYYFVNHDEFRGMIEEEAFLEHAEVFGNYYGTSRKAIEQVLSTGVDVFLDIDWQGAQQIRQKMPQARTIFVLPPSKDELDRRLRGRGQDSEEVITKRMAQAVAEMSHFAEYDYLIVNDDFDLALSDLKTIIRAERLRMGRQKSRHDALISKLLAD; this comes from the coding sequence ATGGCTCAAGGCACACTTTTTATTGTTTCAGCTCCCAGCGGCGCGGGTAAATCCAGCCTGATCCATGCACTGCTGAAGACACAACCGTTATACGACACCCAAGTTTCTATTTCCCATACCACACGGGGAATACGTCCGGGTGAAAATCATGGTGAACACTACTATTTCGTCAACCACGACGAATTCCGTGGCATGATCGAAGAAGAAGCTTTTCTGGAACATGCTGAAGTGTTTGGCAATTATTACGGTACTTCCCGTAAAGCGATTGAACAGGTGCTTTCTACCGGCGTGGATGTCTTTTTAGATATCGACTGGCAGGGTGCCCAGCAAATTCGCCAAAAGATGCCGCAGGCACGCACTATTTTTGTCCTGCCGCCATCAAAAGATGAGCTGGATCGCCGCCTGCGTGGCCGCGGCCAGGACAGCGAAGAGGTTATCACCAAACGAATGGCGCAAGCCGTCGCGGAAATGAGCCACTTTGCAGAATATGATTACCTCATTGTGAATGATGATTTCGATCTGGCGCTGTCCGATCTGAAAACCATTATTCGCGCCGAGCGTCTGCGAATGGGCCGTCAAAAGTCCCGTCATGATGCTTTAATCAGCAAACTGTTGGCAGACTGA
- the rpoZ gene encoding DNA-directed RNA polymerase subunit omega, with the protein MARVTVQDAVEKIGNRFDLVLVAARRARQMQVGGKDPLVPEENDKSTVIALREIEEGLITNQILDVRDRQEQQEQEAAELQAVTAIAEGRR; encoded by the coding sequence ATGGCACGCGTAACCGTACAGGACGCAGTAGAAAAAATTGGTAACCGTTTTGACCTGGTTCTGGTCGCCGCTCGTCGCGCTCGCCAGATGCAGGTTGGCGGTAAAGATCCGCTGGTTCCGGAAGAAAACGATAAATCTACCGTAATCGCACTGCGTGAGATCGAAGAAGGTTTGATCACCAACCAGATTCTGGATGTGCGTGATCGTCAGGAGCAGCAAGAGCAGGAAGCCGCTGAGTTACAGGCTGTTACCGCTATCGCTGAAGGTCGTCGTTAA
- the spoT gene encoding bifunctional GTP diphosphokinase/guanosine-3',5'-bis pyrophosphate 3'-pyrophosphohydrolase, translating into MYLFESLNQLIEKYLPEDQIKRLKQAYLVARDAHEGQTRSSGEPYITHPVAVACILAEMKLDHETLMAALLHDVIEDTPATYQDMEQLFGRTVAELVEGVSKLDKLKFRDKKEAQAENFRKMIMAMVQDIRVILIKLADRTHNMRTLGALRPDKKRRIALETLEIYSPLAHRLGIHHLKTELEELGFEALYPNRYRVIKEVVKAARGNRKEMIQKILSEIDGRLQEAGIPCRVSGREKHLYSIYCKMHLKEQRFHSIMDIYAFRVIVSDVDTCYRVLGQMHSLYKPRPGRVKDYIAIPKANGYQSLHTSMIGPHGVPVEVQIRTEDMDQMAEMGVAAHWAYKEQGESSTTAQIRAQRWLQSLLELQQSAGSSFEFIESVKSDLFPDEIYVFTPEGRIVELPADATPVDFAYAVHTDIGHACVGARVDRQPYPLSQPLTSGQTVEIITAPGARPNAAWLNFVVSSKARAKIRQLLKNLKREDSVSLGRRLLNHALGGSRKLAEIAPESVQHELERMKLATLDDLLAEIGLGNAMSVVVAKNLQQNDQPAPVTQTSNTPSRSKLPIKGADGVLITFAKCCRPIPGDPIVAHVSPGKGLVVHHESCRNIRGYQKEPEKFMAVEWDKDTEQEFVAEIKVDMFNHQGALANLTAAINTAGSNIQSLNTEEKDGRVYCAFIRLTARDRVHLANIMRKIRVMPDVIKVHRNRN; encoded by the coding sequence TTGTATCTGTTTGAAAGTCTCAATCAACTGATTGAAAAATACTTGCCTGAGGACCAGATAAAGCGCCTCAAGCAAGCATACCTTGTCGCACGTGATGCTCACGAGGGACAGACGCGCTCCAGCGGTGAGCCTTACATTACCCACCCGGTTGCCGTTGCCTGCATCCTGGCGGAAATGAAGCTCGACCATGAAACACTCATGGCCGCGCTTTTGCACGATGTTATCGAGGACACCCCCGCCACCTATCAGGATATGGAACAGCTTTTTGGCCGAACCGTAGCTGAACTGGTTGAAGGGGTTTCCAAACTCGATAAGCTGAAATTCCGCGATAAGAAAGAAGCGCAGGCCGAAAACTTCCGCAAAATGATCATGGCAATGGTGCAGGATATTCGCGTCATTCTGATCAAACTGGCCGACCGTACGCATAACATGCGGACTCTGGGCGCATTACGCCCGGATAAAAAGCGCCGTATTGCGCTGGAAACGCTGGAAATCTACAGTCCGCTGGCCCACAGGCTGGGTATTCATCACCTGAAAACCGAGCTGGAAGAGCTGGGCTTCGAAGCGCTCTACCCCAACCGCTACCGCGTCATCAAAGAAGTGGTGAAAGCGGCCCGTGGCAATCGTAAAGAGATGATTCAAAAGATCCTTTCTGAAATTGACGGTCGCCTTCAGGAAGCGGGTATCCCCTGCCGCGTCAGCGGAAGGGAAAAGCACCTCTACTCGATTTATTGCAAAATGCACCTGAAAGAGCAGCGCTTCCATTCAATTATGGATATCTACGCTTTCCGGGTCATCGTCAGCGATGTCGACACCTGTTATCGGGTGCTTGGACAGATGCACAGCCTCTACAAGCCTCGTCCTGGCAGAGTAAAAGATTATATCGCCATTCCCAAAGCTAACGGCTATCAGTCGCTGCATACCTCAATGATCGGGCCACATGGCGTGCCGGTTGAGGTGCAGATCCGCACAGAAGATATGGATCAGATGGCTGAAATGGGTGTGGCTGCGCACTGGGCTTATAAAGAACAGGGTGAAAGCAGCACCACGGCGCAAATCCGTGCCCAACGCTGGCTGCAAAGCCTGTTGGAACTGCAACAGAGTGCCGGTAGCTCCTTTGAGTTTATTGAGAGCGTTAAATCCGATCTGTTCCCGGATGAAATTTACGTCTTTACGCCAGAAGGCCGTATCGTTGAGCTACCCGCCGATGCCACACCGGTAGACTTTGCTTACGCCGTTCATACCGATATCGGCCATGCCTGCGTCGGCGCGCGCGTCGACCGTCAGCCTTATCCGCTGTCGCAGCCGTTGACCAGCGGGCAGACTGTCGAAATCATTACCGCACCCGGCGCGCGTCCTAACGCTGCCTGGCTTAACTTTGTGGTCAGTTCAAAAGCGCGTGCAAAAATTCGCCAGCTGTTGAAAAACCTCAAGCGGGAAGATTCGGTCAGCCTGGGACGCCGCCTGTTGAATCATGCGTTAGGCGGTAGCCGCAAGCTGGCTGAAATCGCGCCGGAAAGCGTTCAGCACGAGCTGGAACGTATGAAGCTGGCTACGCTGGACGATCTGCTGGCCGAAATTGGCCTTGGCAACGCCATGAGCGTGGTAGTGGCGAAAAATCTTCAGCAGAACGATCAGCCTGCCCCGGTGACTCAGACTTCCAACACGCCGTCGCGCAGCAAATTACCGATTAAGGGCGCTGATGGCGTGCTTATCACCTTTGCCAAGTGCTGCCGCCCAATTCCTGGCGACCCCATCGTGGCGCATGTCAGCCCCGGTAAAGGGCTGGTGGTGCACCATGAATCCTGCCGTAATATTCGTGGCTATCAGAAAGAGCCAGAGAAGTTTATGGCGGTGGAATGGGATAAAGACACCGAGCAGGAATTTGTCGCGGAGATCAAAGTGGATATGTTTAACCACCAGGGCGCGCTGGCGAACCTCACGGCAGCCATCAATACGGCAGGATCCAATATTCAGAGCCTGAATACGGAAGAGAAAGATGGCCGTGTTTACTGCGCCTTTATCCGTCTGACAGCCCGCGATCGCGTCCATCTGGCGAACATTATGCGTAAAATCCGCGTAATGCCGGATGTGATTAAAGTTCACCGTAATCGAAATTAG
- the trmH gene encoding tRNA (guanosine(18)-2'-O)-methyltransferase TrmH gives MNAQRFARIQEMLAARQHDLTVCMEQVHKPHNVSAVIRTADAVGVHEVHAVWPGSRMRTMVSSAAGSNSWVQVKTHTTITDAVSHLKGQGMQILATHLSDDAVDFREIDYTRPTCILMGQEKTGITQQALDLADQDIIIPMIGMVQSLNVSVASALILYEAQRQRQNAGMYQRQESDLPYDEQQRLLFEGGYPVLARVAKHKGLPYPEISDTGQVVASPEWWATMQASVRKK, from the coding sequence ATGAATGCTCAACGCTTTGCCCGTATCCAGGAGATGCTGGCCGCTCGTCAGCACGATCTGACCGTTTGTATGGAACAGGTGCATAAACCGCATAACGTTTCCGCCGTTATTCGTACGGCGGATGCAGTTGGGGTACACGAAGTCCATGCGGTGTGGCCCGGCAGCCGAATGCGAACCATGGTTTCTTCTGCTGCGGGCAGCAACAGCTGGGTGCAGGTCAAAACGCACACCACCATCACCGACGCCGTCAGTCACCTGAAAGGCCAGGGAATGCAAATTCTGGCCACGCACCTCTCCGACGACGCGGTAGACTTTCGGGAAATCGACTATACCCGCCCGACCTGCATTTTGATGGGTCAGGAAAAAACCGGTATTACTCAGCAAGCGTTGGATCTCGCCGACCAGGACATCATTATTCCGATGATCGGCATGGTACAGTCGCTCAACGTTTCCGTTGCCTCTGCGCTTATCCTGTATGAAGCGCAGCGCCAGCGGCAGAATGCGGGCATGTATCAGCGTCAGGAAAGCGATCTGCCTTATGACGAGCAGCAGCGCCTGCTGTTTGAAGGCGGCTACCCGGTGCTGGCGCGAGTGGCGAAACATAAAGGTTTGCCTTACCCGGAAATCAGCGACACGGGTCAGGTGGTTGCCAGCCCGGAATGGTGGGCAACCATGCAAGCGTCGGTACGTAAAAAATGA
- the recG gene encoding ATP-dependent DNA helicase RecG, translating to MMGRLLDAIPLSTLSGVGASQTGKLAKLGLATVQDLLLHLPLRYEDRTQLYAINDLLPNIYATVEGEVLQSDISFGRRRMLTCQISDGTGVLTLRFFNFNAGMKNSLAAGRRVTAYGEIKRGQRGAEIIHPEYRVQGENSGVELQETLTPVYSTTEGIRQATLRNLTDQALELLKTCPIAELLPPELSRGMISLPDALRTLHRPPPDMALADLDSGTHPAQRRLIMEELLAHNLSMLAVRAGAQRYHALPMPARRELCDKLLASLPFKPTGAQARVVREIEQDLAQDYPMMRLVQGDVGSGKTLVAALTALEVIAWGKQVALMAPTELLAEQHANNFRQWFEPLGIEVGWLAGKQKGKARLAQQEAIASGQVSMIVGTHAIFQEQVQFNGLALVIIDEQHRFGVHQRLALWEKGEEQGFHPHQLIMTATPIPRTLAMTAYADLETSTIDELPPGRTPVTTVAIPDTRRADIIDRVKSACSGEGRQAYWVCTLIEESEQLEAQAAEATWEELKLALPELQVGLVHGRMKPAEKQAVMQAFKQGEIHLLIATTVIEVGVDVPNASLMIIENPERLGLAQLHQLRGRVGRGSVASHCVLLYKAPLSKTAQKRLQVLRDSNDGFVIAQCDLEIRGPGELLGTRQTGNAEFKVADLLRDGAMIPEVQRVARHIHQHYPEQAQALIERWLPETQRYTNA from the coding sequence ATGATGGGCCGCCTGCTGGATGCCATCCCACTCAGTACGCTTTCCGGCGTTGGCGCAAGCCAGACCGGCAAGCTGGCGAAGCTGGGCCTGGCAACCGTGCAGGATCTGCTGTTGCATCTGCCGCTTCGTTACGAAGACCGCACCCAGCTTTACGCTATCAACGATCTTTTGCCGAATATCTATGCCACGGTTGAAGGCGAAGTCCTGCAAAGCGACATCTCTTTTGGCCGTCGTCGCATGCTGACCTGTCAGATTAGCGATGGCACCGGCGTTCTCACCCTGCGTTTTTTCAATTTTAATGCTGGCATGAAAAACAGCCTTGCCGCAGGACGGCGCGTGACCGCCTATGGTGAAATTAAACGCGGCCAGCGCGGGGCGGAGATTATTCATCCTGAGTATCGCGTGCAGGGTGAAAACAGCGGTGTGGAATTGCAGGAAACGCTGACGCCAGTTTATTCCACAACGGAAGGCATTCGTCAGGCTACGTTGCGCAATCTTACCGATCAGGCGCTTGAGCTGCTGAAAACCTGCCCTATCGCCGAACTGCTCCCGCCTGAACTGAGCCGGGGCATGATCAGCCTGCCGGATGCGCTGCGTACGCTGCACCGCCCACCGCCGGATATGGCGCTGGCCGATCTGGATAGCGGTACGCATCCTGCACAACGCCGTCTGATTATGGAAGAATTACTGGCGCATAACCTCAGCATGCTGGCCGTACGTGCTGGCGCGCAGCGTTATCACGCACTGCCAATGCCGGCTCGCCGCGAGCTGTGCGATAAGCTGCTGGCCAGTTTGCCATTCAAGCCGACAGGCGCTCAGGCACGTGTAGTGCGAGAAATTGAACAGGACCTGGCGCAGGACTACCCAATGATGCGTCTTGTGCAGGGCGATGTCGGATCGGGCAAAACGCTGGTGGCCGCTTTGACCGCACTTGAAGTTATCGCCTGGGGCAAGCAGGTCGCGCTAATGGCACCGACTGAGCTGCTGGCCGAGCAGCATGCCAATAACTTCCGCCAGTGGTTTGAACCGCTGGGCATTGAGGTTGGCTGGCTGGCCGGTAAGCAGAAAGGAAAAGCACGCCTCGCGCAGCAGGAAGCTATCGCCAGCGGGCAGGTTTCGATGATTGTCGGCACCCATGCTATTTTCCAGGAACAGGTACAGTTTAACGGGCTGGCGCTGGTCATTATCGACGAACAGCACCGCTTCGGCGTCCACCAGCGGCTGGCGCTGTGGGAAAAAGGGGAAGAACAGGGTTTTCATCCTCATCAGCTGATCATGACCGCCACGCCCATTCCACGTACGCTGGCGATGACGGCCTATGCCGATCTGGAAACGTCGACCATTGATGAACTGCCGCCTGGCAGGACGCCGGTTACGACGGTTGCGATCCCCGATACCCGCCGTGCCGATATCATCGACCGGGTGAAGAGCGCCTGTAGCGGCGAAGGACGCCAGGCTTACTGGGTCTGTACATTGATTGAGGAATCGGAACAGCTGGAAGCTCAGGCGGCGGAAGCAACCTGGGAAGAACTGAAGCTGGCGCTGCCTGAATTGCAGGTTGGGCTGGTGCACGGCCGCATGAAGCCGGCTGAGAAACAGGCCGTCATGCAGGCGTTCAAACAGGGTGAGATCCACTTGCTTATCGCCACCACGGTTATTGAAGTTGGCGTGGATGTGCCTAACGCGAGCCTGATGATTATCGAGAATCCTGAGCGTCTTGGCCTGGCGCAGCTGCATCAGCTCAGAGGCCGGGTAGGCCGAGGTTCTGTCGCTTCACACTGTGTTCTGCTGTATAAAGCGCCCCTCAGCAAAACGGCGCAAAAACGTCTTCAGGTTCTGCGGGACAGCAACGACGGTTTTGTGATTGCCCAGTGCGATCTGGAAATTCGTGGGCCTGGCGAACTGCTGGGCACGCGACAGACCGGCAATGCTGAATTCAAAGTTGCCGATCTGCTGCGCGACGGCGCGATGATCCCTGAAGTCCAGCGTGTCGCCCGCCACATTCATCAACACTACCCCGAACAGGCACAGGCGCTGATTGAACGCTGGCTGCCGGAAACGCAGCGCTATACTAACGCCTGA
- a CDS encoding NAD(P)H-binding protein, which yields MQVFIIGATGGVGRRLRRRLVNAGHQVAGTHRRDSQKEQLETDGVTPVNIDLMNTSSERLAAAMQGSDVVVFSAGAGGAGVDLTDGIDGRGARFAAEAARLAGINRFLLVSAFPDAGRGKAPSPGFEHYMQVKKQADVMLAATPLDWVILRPGTLVNEAGTGKVRTGLAIPYGTVPRDDVAAVLHALVEQPEVKRVIIELTAGEQDASEAVAAMAAFSGR from the coding sequence ATGCAGGTATTTATTATTGGTGCGACAGGAGGCGTGGGTCGCCGTCTGAGAAGACGCCTGGTTAACGCGGGCCATCAGGTTGCCGGAACGCACCGCCGTGACAGTCAAAAAGAACAGCTGGAAACCGATGGCGTAACGCCGGTGAATATCGATTTAATGAATACCAGTAGCGAAAGGCTGGCGGCGGCAATGCAGGGCAGTGACGTAGTGGTATTCTCTGCGGGCGCGGGCGGTGCAGGCGTTGATCTGACCGACGGTATTGATGGTCGCGGCGCACGCTTTGCGGCAGAAGCGGCGCGGCTGGCTGGCATCAACCGTTTTCTGCTGGTCTCAGCCTTTCCCGATGCCGGACGCGGAAAAGCGCCGTCGCCGGGGTTTGAGCATTATATGCAGGTGAAGAAGCAGGCTGACGTCATGCTGGCGGCCACGCCGCTGGACTGGGTGATTTTGCGGCCGGGCACGCTGGTTAACGAAGCCGGAACCGGCAAAGTACGTACCGGGCTGGCCATCCCTTACGGTACGGTACCCAGAGATGACGTTGCCGCCGTGCTGCATGCTCTTGTTGAACAGCCAGAAGTAAAAAGGGTGATTATTGAACTGACCGCCGGCGAGCAGGATGCCAGCGAAGCGGTTGCCGCTATGGCAGCCTTCAGCGGGCGTTAG